One window of Chamaesiphon minutus PCC 6605 genomic DNA carries:
- a CDS encoding prepilin peptidase: protein MNIYDTSVQVIVFWLGAAIGSFLNVVVYRVPAGLSVMWPPSRCPKCFHQLGMGENIPILGWLLLRGKCRHCHTPIAPRYPIVETITAIIFVLIYNHFGLTIQTLGYFLLMCWLFALTLIDLDTMTLPNPLTQSGLVLGLVFQIVVGYLDNNHSIIGLRESLIQGILAMVLGIWLYDTIAIVGSMMMGRSAQGGGDAKLLAMIGAWSNWKVILLTAGVAAVLAIVGFVVVAGYSTFKSGGIKAGANKLIQPLPFGPSIACGATIALFGGDWLIGSYQEFMRSDARYLVGVPLLIALTGLWWWVRRLRLRSSRSIGS from the coding sequence GTGAATATTTATGACACGAGTGTTCAAGTAATTGTATTTTGGTTGGGTGCGGCGATCGGTAGCTTCCTCAATGTGGTTGTGTATCGCGTCCCGGCTGGCCTCTCGGTAATGTGGCCGCCATCTCGATGTCCCAAATGCTTTCATCAGTTAGGCATGGGCGAAAATATCCCCATCTTGGGATGGTTATTATTGCGCGGCAAATGTCGTCACTGTCATACGCCAATCGCACCGCGTTATCCGATCGTCGAGACGATAACTGCGATAATTTTTGTCCTGATCTACAACCATTTCGGCCTCACGATCCAGACGTTGGGCTATTTTTTGTTGATGTGTTGGTTATTTGCACTAACGCTGATCGACTTGGATACAATGACATTACCCAATCCGCTGACACAATCTGGGTTGGTGTTGGGGTTAGTATTTCAGATCGTCGTTGGCTATCTCGATAATAACCATTCAATTATCGGTCTGCGCGAATCTTTAATTCAAGGTATTCTGGCGATGGTGCTAGGTATCTGGCTTTACGATACGATCGCGATCGTCGGGAGCATGATGATGGGTAGGTCGGCTCAAGGTGGTGGCGATGCCAAGCTATTAGCGATGATTGGAGCTTGGTCGAACTGGAAGGTCATACTCCTTACCGCTGGAGTGGCTGCGGTGCTGGCGATCGTCGGTTTCGTTGTCGTTGCTGGCTATTCGACGTTCAAAAGTGGCGGCATCAAAGCGGGTGCCAATAAACTGATCCAACCGCTTCCGTTTGGGCCTTCGATCGCCTGTGGTGCGACGATTGCGTTGTTTGGCGGCGATTGGTTGATTGGGAGTTATCAAGAGTTTATGCGCTCTGACGCTCGCTATTTAGTAGGGGTGCCATTATTAATCGCATTGACTGGACTATGGTGGTGGGTACGCAGACTGCGCTTGCGCAGCTCTCGTTCTATTGGATCGTAA
- the leuB gene encoding 3-isopropylmalate dehydrogenase encodes MTQTYLITLLPGDGIGPEIMAVAVEVLEVVAKQEGLSFEFTTALIGGAAIEATGEPLPAATLDACKQSDGVLLAAIGGYQWDNLPRHLRPETGLLGLRAGLGLFANLRPAAILPQLIDASTLKREVVEGVDIMVVRELTGGVYFGEPKGIFTTETGEKRGVNTMAYTESEIDRIAKVGFETAQKRTKKLCSVDKANVLEVSQLWRDRVTAMAKDYPDVELTHMYVDNAAMQLVRAPKQFDTIVTSNLFGDILSDAAAMLTGSIGMLPSASLGATGLGVFEPVHGSAPDIAGQDKANPLAQVLSTAMLLRYGLHQPKAADRIESAVLKVLDLGYRTGDIMSAGMTAVGCREMGRVLIEALARS; translated from the coding sequence ATGACTCAAACTTATCTCATCACACTTTTACCTGGGGATGGCATCGGCCCCGAAATTATGGCGGTAGCTGTAGAGGTACTAGAAGTTGTAGCCAAACAAGAGGGTCTAAGTTTTGAATTTACTACGGCTCTAATCGGGGGGGCGGCGATCGAAGCAACGGGAGAACCTTTGCCAGCAGCCACTTTGGATGCTTGCAAGCAGAGCGATGGCGTTTTGCTCGCGGCTATCGGCGGTTATCAGTGGGACAATCTGCCCCGCCATCTGCGGCCAGAGACGGGTTTATTGGGGTTGAGAGCGGGTCTGGGGTTATTTGCCAATTTAAGACCTGCGGCGATTTTACCCCAGCTTATCGATGCTTCTACCCTCAAGCGAGAGGTAGTTGAAGGGGTGGATATTATGGTAGTCAGAGAATTGACTGGCGGCGTCTATTTTGGCGAACCCAAGGGGATATTTACCACAGAGACAGGGGAGAAACGGGGTGTCAATACGATGGCATATACCGAGAGCGAGATCGATCGGATTGCGAAAGTCGGCTTTGAAACCGCCCAAAAACGGACTAAAAAGTTATGTTCGGTAGATAAAGCCAACGTGCTAGAAGTCTCCCAATTATGGCGCGATCGAGTCACGGCGATGGCCAAAGATTATCCCGATGTCGAACTGACGCACATGTATGTAGACAATGCCGCGATGCAGCTAGTCCGTGCGCCCAAACAATTCGATACGATCGTTACTAGCAATCTATTCGGCGATATTCTCTCCGATGCTGCTGCCATGTTAACAGGTAGTATCGGCATGTTACCTTCAGCTAGTTTGGGTGCGACTGGGTTGGGTGTCTTTGAACCAGTCCACGGTTCGGCTCCAGATATCGCTGGGCAAGATAAAGCAAATCCCTTGGCACAAGTGCTGAGTACCGCAATGCTATTACGTTATGGACTACATCAGCCTAAAGCTGCCGATCGCATTGAGAGCGCGGTTTTAAAAGTTTTGGATCTGGGTTACAGAACTGGTGATATTATGTCAGCAGGTATGACCGCAGTAGGCTGTCGGGAGATGGGTCGCGTCTTAATTGAAGCCCTAGCAAGATCCTAA
- a CDS encoding PEP-CTERM domain protein produces MDKVEIGFDVLSNNGAGRPLAGLSEVQFDGTAASATTVPEPVKIFWTLMGLGGGAALKRRLKRIESKSV; encoded by the coding sequence ATGGATAAAGTCGAGATCGGGTTCGATGTATTAAGTAACAATGGTGCTGGTAGACCTCTAGCTGGTTTGTCAGAAGTTCAATTTGATGGAACCGCAGCTTCAGCGACAACCGTACCCGAACCTGTGAAGATCTTCTGGACTTTGATGGGTTTAGGTGGTGGTGCGGCATTGAAACGACGGCTTAAGAGGATCGAGTCGAAATCTGTGTAA
- a CDS encoding YcjF family protein: MPQQPESSTPEPQADNPATAQNKSTIAGLTDRLAGGWQQATNKAMQILPVDRAAQTVGKWFSVDETQVAEILATVRAQLPTTEALLIGKPQAGKSSIVRGLTGVSAEIVGQGFRPHTQSTARYNYPSSELPLLVFTDTVGLGDVDRDTNSLIQELIGDLETETNRPRIIILTVKINDFAIDTIRQIASELRQKYPQIPCLLAVTCLHEIYPPTQLDHPEEPTSIEPVDRAFTAIQQAFTGLFDRAVLIDFTLAEDGYTPEFYGLEAMRTALADLLPEAESRAMSQLLEAGTATQDAEGNKLGNIYRDVARRYILPCAIAAGTVAAIPLPFADLPVLTAIQVSMVGLLGKLYGQTLTPSQAGGVVSAIAGGFVAQLVARQLIKFIPGFGSIISASWAAAYTVALGEGACVYFGDLMGGKKPDPQQIQAVMAEAFSSAKQQFNVSR, from the coding sequence GTGCCACAACAACCAGAATCTTCGACACCCGAGCCTCAAGCAGACAATCCGGCTACAGCACAGAATAAGTCTACAATTGCAGGTTTGACCGATCGACTGGCTGGTGGCTGGCAACAGGCGACAAATAAAGCGATGCAAATTTTGCCTGTAGATCGAGCCGCACAGACTGTGGGGAAATGGTTTAGCGTCGATGAAACTCAAGTAGCCGAGATTTTGGCTACCGTGCGCGCGCAATTGCCGACTACAGAGGCTTTGTTGATTGGCAAACCTCAAGCAGGCAAAAGTTCGATCGTGCGAGGATTGACGGGAGTATCGGCAGAAATTGTCGGGCAGGGTTTTCGTCCGCATACGCAATCGACCGCGCGGTATAATTATCCTTCGAGCGAACTGCCATTATTAGTCTTTACCGATACGGTCGGATTGGGCGATGTCGATCGCGATACCAATAGTCTGATCCAAGAACTGATCGGCGATCTGGAAACGGAAACTAATCGTCCGCGTATTATCATTCTGACAGTCAAAATCAATGATTTTGCGATCGATACGATCCGCCAGATAGCCAGCGAATTACGCCAAAAATACCCGCAGATTCCTTGTCTGCTAGCAGTGACTTGTCTGCACGAAATTTATCCCCCTACTCAACTCGATCATCCCGAAGAACCCACCAGTATCGAACCTGTCGATCGAGCCTTCACAGCCATTCAGCAAGCATTTACAGGGTTATTCGATCGGGCGGTGCTAATTGACTTTACTTTAGCTGAGGACGGCTATACGCCCGAATTTTATGGCTTAGAGGCGATGCGGACAGCCTTAGCCGATTTATTGCCCGAAGCGGAATCGCGAGCGATGTCTCAACTGCTCGAAGCGGGTACGGCTACTCAGGATGCCGAAGGTAATAAACTCGGCAATATCTATCGCGATGTCGCGCGTCGTTATATTTTACCTTGCGCGATCGCGGCTGGTACTGTTGCCGCAATTCCGTTACCTTTTGCCGATTTACCCGTACTGACTGCCATTCAAGTCTCGATGGTGGGGTTATTGGGTAAATTATACGGTCAAACTCTAACTCCATCCCAAGCAGGAGGCGTCGTTAGCGCGATCGCAGGTGGTTTTGTCGCGCAATTAGTCGCCAGACAGTTGATTAAATTTATTCCTGGGTTTGGTAGTATTATTTCGGCATCTTGGGCGGCGGCGTATACAGTGGCATTGGGTGAAGGTGCCTGTGTCTATTTCGGCGATTTGATGGGGGGCAAAAAACCCGATCCACAACAGATTCAAGCAGTAATGGCAGAAGCTTTTAGTAGTGCCAAGCAGCAGTTTAATGTTAGTCGTTAG
- a CDS encoding serine/threonine protein kinase, giving the protein MQNSNAEIIGQVLCDRYQIEKQLGQKTGRRTFLAIDLQTESPVVIKLLIFNNEFIWEDLKLFEREAETLKHLELPAIPRYLDYFEFDLPNLKGFALVQTYIDAPSLEEVVSSGRRFTEGELQEFAASMLDILDYLHSLQPPVIHRDIKPSNILLSNRSGNSIGEVYLVDFGSVQNVAAKDGGTMTVVGTYGYMPMEQFGGKTVPASDLYSLGATLIYTIAGTHPADLPQDDGKIQLPVNNLSKSWRRWVETMTEVSLKKRFPDVIKAKLALDRLGEPEAIVRQKPYGSKIALIKNPDRIEIVIPDRRFPIMWGTAIALSIFFMPIVSITLSVMVAKILGSSLTLFFAYQLVPSLPFIYNFTYYFCGKLHLQIDDNEVKFHKTLFGLKVGRQIPSSPRSKIDKLTYNIHNRTRSKKKISLLLREIVIRAGVREYRIHSSSEAECEWLLAELSEWINLPVSK; this is encoded by the coding sequence ATGCAAAATTCAAACGCAGAAATTATCGGGCAAGTTTTATGCGATCGCTATCAGATCGAAAAACAGTTAGGACAAAAGACTGGTAGACGCACCTTCCTAGCGATCGATCTTCAGACAGAATCGCCTGTGGTCATCAAATTACTGATTTTTAATAATGAGTTTATTTGGGAGGATCTCAAGTTATTCGAGCGGGAAGCCGAAACCCTCAAGCATCTCGAGCTACCCGCGATTCCGCGCTATCTAGACTACTTTGAATTTGACTTGCCAAACCTTAAAGGTTTCGCCCTCGTGCAAACCTATATCGACGCGCCATCGCTCGAAGAAGTAGTTAGTTCGGGCAGACGTTTTACCGAGGGCGAATTACAAGAATTTGCAGCATCGATGCTCGATATTCTCGACTATCTGCACTCACTCCAACCGCCAGTCATTCATCGCGATATTAAGCCGAGTAATATTCTCCTCTCTAATCGATCGGGTAATAGTATTGGGGAAGTCTATCTGGTTGATTTTGGCTCGGTACAAAATGTGGCTGCGAAAGATGGCGGCACGATGACGGTGGTGGGGACTTATGGTTATATGCCGATGGAACAATTTGGCGGTAAAACTGTGCCAGCATCGGATCTTTATAGTTTGGGTGCAACTTTAATTTACACGATCGCGGGTACACATCCAGCCGATTTGCCCCAAGATGATGGCAAAATTCAGCTACCAGTTAATAACCTTAGCAAAAGTTGGCGGCGGTGGGTGGAGACAATGACTGAAGTCAGTCTCAAAAAACGTTTTCCTGACGTAATTAAGGCAAAATTAGCATTAGATCGATTGGGAGAACCAGAGGCTATTGTTAGACAAAAGCCTTATGGTAGTAAGATCGCTTTAATTAAAAATCCAGATCGAATCGAGATTGTTATTCCCGATCGACGGTTTCCGATTATGTGGGGTACAGCGATTGCTCTGAGCATATTTTTTATGCCGATCGTTAGTATAACGTTGAGTGTAATGGTCGCCAAAATACTGGGTAGCTCTTTAACATTGTTTTTTGCTTATCAACTAGTACCATCTCTTCCATTCATTTATAATTTCACTTATTATTTCTGTGGCAAGCTACATTTACAGATCGATGACAACGAAGTTAAGTTTCACAAAACATTGTTCGGTCTAAAAGTTGGTAGACAAATACCTAGTAGCCCTCGCTCAAAGATTGATAAACTTACTTATAATATACATAATCGGACGAGAAGTAAAAAGAAAATATCACTTCTACTTAGAGAGATTGTTATTCGTGCTGGTGTTAGAGAGTATCGAATTCATAGTAGCAGCGAAGCTGAATGCGAATGGCTGCTGGCAGAATTAAGTGAATGGATAAATCTACCAGTTAGTAAATAA
- a CDS encoding SDR family oxidoreductase, producing the protein MKTTKNTVLITGGTSGIGLALAKQFVDADNQVIVTVTNVAKAVEIQKQLPNVKIELADMRDRAALDRLASNYQDVNILINNVGIQYNYDFADLAVPFDKIEDELDINLVSHLYLTKQFLPQFLTKQSAAIVNISSGLAIVPKQSAPIYCASKAALHSFSRALRWQLENTNIKVFEIIPPIVDTLMTAGRGRGKISPEALVAEFWHNFERDRYEVQVGKTKLLVFLDRLMPTLAERFIRSGL; encoded by the coding sequence ATGAAAACAACTAAAAATACTGTTTTGATTACAGGTGGCACATCGGGAATTGGATTGGCTCTAGCCAAGCAATTTGTCGATGCAGATAATCAAGTAATCGTAACGGTAACTAATGTAGCTAAAGCAGTAGAAATCCAAAAACAATTGCCAAATGTTAAAATAGAGTTAGCAGATATGCGCGATCGTGCTGCACTCGATCGATTGGCGTCTAATTACCAAGATGTGAATATTCTGATTAACAATGTCGGCATTCAATATAATTATGATTTTGCCGATCTAGCAGTTCCTTTCGATAAAATTGAAGACGAACTGGATATAAATCTAGTTTCTCACTTATACTTAACTAAGCAATTTTTACCTCAGTTTCTGACCAAACAAAGTGCCGCAATTGTGAATATTTCTTCTGGTTTGGCGATCGTTCCCAAACAAAGTGCCCCGATTTATTGTGCTAGTAAAGCGGCACTTCACAGTTTTAGTAGAGCTTTGCGCTGGCAGCTCGAAAACACTAACATCAAAGTATTCGAGATAATTCCGCCGATCGTCGATACACTAATGACAGCCGGACGCGGACGCGGTAAAATTTCGCCAGAGGCTTTAGTTGCTGAATTTTGGCATAATTTCGAGCGAGATCGTTATGAAGTTCAGGTTGGTAAAACAAAATTGCTAGTTTTTCTCGATCGACTTATGCCTACACTTGCCGAACGGTTTATTCGATCTGGACTGTGA
- the mtnA gene encoding S-methyl-5-thioribose-1-phosphate isomerase: MNTPVYPVRWQNDRVLLIDQNRLPNEYTYVEIDLVEDMAEAISTMIVRGAPAIGVAAAYGMYLGAKEIKTTDRDEFLAQLTEIGKTLRATRPTAVNLFWAIDRMEATALQCAGSVAAIIPQLLVAAQQINSDDIATCQAIGAHGVAVLPSSPAKLCLLTHCNAGALATAGYGTALGVVRSAWTQGRLARLYADETRPRLQGAKLTSWECVQEGIPVTVIADSMAAHCMRQGLIDAVVVGADRIAANGDTANKIGTYSLALVAKAHNVPFFVAAPRSTIDFSLHDGSGIPIEERHPSELYQIGETIVCPPGVEFYNPAFDVTPANLIQAIITEFGAFPPAEIIDLKNR; the protein is encoded by the coding sequence ATGAATACCCCAGTTTATCCCGTCCGCTGGCAAAACGATCGCGTGTTGCTCATCGACCAAAATCGGCTGCCAAATGAATATACATACGTCGAGATCGATCTGGTAGAAGATATGGCAGAAGCGATCTCGACGATGATCGTTAGGGGTGCGCCAGCAATTGGCGTAGCGGCAGCTTATGGGATGTATTTGGGTGCTAAAGAGATTAAGACGACGGATCGGGATGAGTTTTTAGCGCAGCTTACCGAGATCGGCAAAACCCTCAGAGCGACGCGTCCGACGGCGGTAAACTTGTTTTGGGCGATCGATCGGATGGAAGCTACCGCGCTTCAATGTGCGGGGAGTGTGGCTGCAATTATCCCGCAATTGCTCGTCGCCGCACAACAGATTAATAGTGATGATATCGCAACTTGTCAGGCGATCGGCGCGCATGGTGTGGCAGTTTTACCGAGCAGTCCCGCTAAGTTGTGTTTGCTGACTCATTGCAATGCTGGTGCGCTGGCAACGGCTGGTTATGGTACGGCACTTGGTGTCGTACGTTCGGCATGGACTCAGGGGCGGTTGGCACGATTGTATGCCGATGAGACGCGTCCGCGATTGCAAGGTGCGAAACTAACTAGTTGGGAATGCGTCCAGGAAGGGATTCCGGTAACGGTAATTGCGGATAGTATGGCGGCGCACTGTATGAGACAGGGTTTAATCGATGCAGTGGTGGTTGGAGCCGATCGGATTGCTGCTAATGGCGATACTGCGAATAAAATCGGTACTTATAGTTTGGCTTTGGTTGCCAAAGCTCACAACGTTCCGTTTTTTGTAGCCGCACCGCGATCGACGATCGATTTTAGTCTGCATGATGGTAGTGGGATTCCGATCGAGGAACGCCATCCCTCCGAACTTTATCAAATTGGCGAAACGATCGTTTGTCCGCCAGGGGTTGAATTCTATAATCCAGCTTTTGATGTAACTCCAGCTAATCTCATTCAGGCAATTATTACCGAATTTGGGGCATTTCCACCCGCCGAAATTATCGATCTCAAAAATAGATAA
- a CDS encoding tetratricopeptide repeat protein, translating into MKDLQVSSESVRIVNPIGSTLQQRYQILEQLGHSGSVTTYLAVDLQVPGNLQLKCAIHRYELPDATPDRPELQLAISSAQTLYDLSRKVDRVAIVYSYFAEDGAFYIVREFVAGVPLTQELVVDRPWTQSQVIMLLADLLDVLRDVERCDASPNLVSIRQLVRRNLDRKLVLMNLPVALVVPPQSIAPDLLTVGKIAIAAATGAGADRSRSDSQFAQWQQQASQIDRPELIAIVDRLISTEPARCYPSIAAAWQAVVGLIPQFLVHQHSRADTRTEIARHVQLLVDRGTEFYEVGNCQQALSAYDRAISLDPQCVDAYCGRGNARRYMGDYPGSWEDFSTAVELDPDRGIAYIGRALAACFKPQSDYRPNDDFERGKNLLPNPTDALSYVMRGTAKAQLFDDNGAIADYSTAISLNPRLLVAYNNRGNLRQNLGDMDGALADFSAVLEIDPHSAIAYNNRAILYTQSGEFTSAVADYHRALEIQPELVSVYNNLGNNYCQMGELALAIANYTQALELDPEFAVAYTNRANVYRIQGDCHEALTDYDRAIALDPNLVIGYYNRGICHRQIGNHQAAIADYTQTLALNSQYYYAYYHRGNARQYVGDKHGAIADYTQTIYFDPNHLHAHYNRAIVRSELHDVQGAIEDLERAIAISPTFAQAYYQRGWVLSRNDDHQFALADYQRAIDLQPDYLDAYYYRGYSYHSLGDLSAAIADFSHSISIDPKYAPAYYQRGKIYTQIGDITGAIADYHQAANLYLDRGDSKTYQRILQILDRLVNRL; encoded by the coding sequence GTGAAAGACTTGCAAGTGAGTAGTGAGAGCGTGCGCATAGTGAATCCGATCGGATCTACTCTTCAACAGCGTTATCAGATCCTGGAGCAGTTGGGACACAGTGGCTCTGTCACAACATATTTAGCAGTCGATCTTCAGGTTCCTGGCAATCTCCAACTAAAATGTGCCATCCACCGTTATGAATTACCAGATGCCACTCCCGATCGTCCAGAATTACAGCTAGCGATAAGCTCGGCACAGACGCTCTACGATCTGAGTCGCAAAGTCGATCGAGTAGCGATTGTCTATAGTTATTTCGCTGAAGATGGGGCATTTTACATCGTCAGAGAGTTTGTCGCAGGCGTGCCTTTAACGCAAGAATTAGTCGTAGATCGACCGTGGACGCAATCGCAAGTCATCATGTTGTTGGCAGACTTATTGGATGTCTTGCGTGATGTCGAACGTTGCGATGCCAGCCCCAATCTTGTCTCCATTCGCCAGCTAGTCCGCCGCAATCTCGATCGCAAGCTAGTGTTGATGAATTTACCCGTCGCGCTAGTCGTCCCACCTCAATCGATTGCACCCGATCTACTCACAGTCGGTAAGATTGCGATCGCGGCGGCTACCGGAGCGGGAGCAGATCGGTCGCGGTCGGACAGCCAGTTCGCACAATGGCAGCAGCAAGCCAGTCAAATCGATCGTCCAGAATTAATCGCGATCGTCGATCGGCTCATTTCCACCGAACCAGCGCGTTGCTACCCGTCGATTGCTGCTGCTTGGCAAGCCGTAGTCGGACTGATTCCACAATTTCTCGTCCATCAACATTCGCGGGCGGATACGCGTACCGAAATCGCCAGACACGTCCAACTATTGGTCGATCGCGGTACGGAATTTTATGAAGTTGGCAATTGTCAACAAGCACTTTCGGCATACGATCGGGCGATTTCGCTCGATCCTCAGTGTGTCGATGCCTATTGTGGGCGGGGCAATGCGCGTCGCTATATGGGCGATTATCCTGGCTCTTGGGAAGACTTTAGTACCGCAGTGGAACTAGATCCCGATCGGGGGATTGCCTATATCGGGCGGGCGTTGGCGGCGTGCTTCAAACCGCAATCTGATTATCGTCCTAATGATGATTTCGAGCGTGGTAAAAACTTACTCCCTAACCCGACTGATGCGCTCTCTTATGTCATGCGCGGTACTGCCAAAGCGCAATTATTTGACGATAACGGCGCAATAGCCGACTATTCTACCGCCATCTCGCTCAATCCACGCTTGCTAGTTGCCTACAATAATCGCGGCAATTTGCGGCAAAATTTGGGCGATATGGATGGTGCGCTTGCCGATTTTAGTGCCGTACTGGAGATCGATCCACACTCGGCGATCGCTTACAACAACCGCGCCATCTTGTATACCCAAAGCGGTGAGTTTACTTCAGCAGTTGCCGATTATCATCGCGCGCTGGAAATTCAACCAGAATTAGTCAGTGTTTACAACAATTTAGGCAATAACTACTGTCAAATGGGTGAATTGGCACTAGCAATCGCCAATTATACTCAAGCTCTAGAACTCGATCCAGAATTTGCAGTCGCCTATACCAATCGCGCCAATGTTTACCGGATTCAGGGCGATTGCCACGAAGCACTAACAGACTACGATCGCGCGATCGCCCTCGATCCTAACTTAGTCATCGGCTATTACAATCGCGGTATTTGCCATCGTCAAATCGGCAATCATCAAGCCGCGATCGCCGATTATACTCAAACTCTCGCCCTCAATTCTCAGTATTATTATGCTTATTACCATCGTGGTAATGCGCGTCAATATGTAGGCGATAAACATGGCGCGATCGCCGATTATACCCAGACAATCTACTTCGATCCCAACCATCTCCACGCCCATTACAACCGCGCGATCGTCCGCAGCGAACTCCATGACGTTCAAGGCGCGATCGAAGATCTCGAACGCGCGATCGCGATCTCGCCCACATTCGCACAGGCTTATTACCAGCGCGGTTGGGTATTATCGAGAAACGACGATCATCAATTTGCACTAGCCGACTACCAGCGCGCCATCGATCTGCAACCAGATTATCTGGATGCTTATTATTATCGGGGTTATAGCTATCACAGCTTAGGCGATTTATCGGCAGCGATCGCTGATTTTAGTCACAGCATCTCGATCGATCCTAAATATGCCCCAGCATACTATCAGCGTGGTAAGATATACACCCAAATTGGCGATATCACTGGCGCGATCGCTGACTATCATCAAGCTGCCAATCTTTACCTCGATCGAGGTGATAGTAAAACTTATCAGCGGATACTACAAATTCTCGATCGATTGGTAAATCGGCTTTAG
- a CDS encoding nucleotide exchange factor GrpE, whose protein sequence is MIKFELSADNKLQLEHKLKADAKQLEELKQALRQQEQNFQAEKERMFLEFLEVFDALEYPIDYLKNNSNISPQFIKRLPKSLAAIQQKLSIALDRQQVTPIALEQTTPDFSCCQVVGREDRTDLADQTITKVVRQGFRYGDKILRPVEIITAKNGRNPST, encoded by the coding sequence GTGATTAAATTTGAGTTAAGTGCCGATAATAAATTACAACTCGAACATAAACTAAAAGCCGATGCCAAACAGTTAGAAGAATTAAAGCAAGCATTACGCCAGCAAGAACAAAATTTTCAAGCTGAGAAAGAACGAATGTTTCTAGAGTTTTTGGAGGTATTCGACGCGTTAGAATATCCGATCGATTATTTAAAAAATAATTCAAATATTTCGCCTCAATTCATCAAACGCTTACCTAAATCGTTAGCAGCAATTCAACAAAAATTATCGATCGCGTTAGACAGACAACAGGTAACACCGATAGCTCTCGAACAAACCACACCCGATTTTAGTTGCTGTCAAGTAGTAGGACGCGAAGACAGAACCGATCTCGCAGACCAAACAATTACTAAAGTCGTCCGTCAAGGCTTCCGCTATGGTGACAAGATCTTACGCCCAGTTGAAATTATTACTGCTAAAAATGGTCGCAATCCAAGCACGTAA